In Candidatus Hydrogenedentota bacterium, the genomic stretch TTGATACTGTGGGGCGGGACTATATTTTCTTGTGGCGCCAACGGCGCGTTCTATATCAGCCCGGGGCGAAGCCCCAGGTAACGATGGGATAAGTATTGAAAAGGCTGAAAGCCTGATCTCTTCTTCGGTACTTTGATGCGTTGTTCGGATCGCTTTATGAAGATCCCGAGCCCCCTCGATCAACTCACGAGAAAGGAGAGGTCCGAAAGCCCGAGTCATGGCCATGCCACAGTCATTGAGTGTCGTCATTGTTCATTTGATCTTTAGCACGAAAGATAGACGCCCCTATCTCGGCGCAGAGGTACAGGATCCCGTTCATGCCTTACTTGCGACCGCAGCCAGAAACGCGGGTTGCGAATGTTATCGTGTCGGCGGTGTGGAGGATCATGTGCATCTGGCGATCCGACTCTCCAGTACAATCACCATTGTCGGCTTGGTGGAACAGTTGAAGTCCGCTTCATCAAAATGGATCAAGACACAATCTGGCGATCTCAGTGACTTTTCTTGGCAACGGGGTACGCATGCTTTTCGGTTGGATTCAAAGATCTAAAAACGCTTATTGAATACATCGATCACCAACGCGAACGTCACGCGTCTCAGACCTTTCAGACGGAGCTCAGGTGGTTCTTGCAGAAGTACGGAGTGGAGTATGATGAAGCCTATGTCTGGGACTAGCATCCAAAAGAATGGAGCAGGCTTTCAGTCCTTGGCATAAATTTTTACTCTCACCTGGGGCTTTGCCCCAGGCTGGTATGGATCTCGCCTTTGGCGCTCAGGAAAAGGCCCCGTTGTGATCTGCAAGCCCACTGGACTTCTAGCTTTTCTGGAATTCCTCAGGTCGTGCTGAGTGCGATGTTAATCAACAGGAAGTGAAATCTAGACCCACCATGATCCGAACCGAACAACTTACCAAACGCTTTGGCGAAAAGATCGCCGTTGCTCCCCTGGACCTCGACATCCCCGAGGGCACCTTCTTCTGCTTCCTCGGGCCCAATGGCGCGGGAAAGACCACGACGATCAAGATGCTGACCGGTCTGCTGCGGCCCAGCGGCGGCAGCGTGAGCGTGGGGGGGATCAATATCCAGGAAGAGCCCGTAGCGGCGAAGCGACTGCTCGGCTATGTGCCCGATCATCCCTTTCTTTATGACAAGCTCACCGGTCGCGAGTTCATGCGCTTTGTGGCGGGGCTTTATCAACTGACCGAGGCGCACTTCAAGGCCCACTGCGAGCCCCTGCTCGAAATGTTCGAAATCAGCCGGGTGGGGGACCAGTTGATCGAAGACTACAGCCATGGAATGCGCCAGAAGCTCTCCTTCGCATCCTGCTTTCTGCATGACCCGAAGATAGTCATCGTCGACGAACCGTGGGTGGGCCTGGACCCGAAGAATATCCGCTTTGTGAAGGATTTTCTCAAGCAGAAGACGCGCGAGGAGGGGTTAACCGTTTTCATGTCCACCCACACGCTGAGTATTGCGGAAGAGATCGCGGATAAAATCGGAATCATCAATCAGGGGCGTTTATTGCATCTGGGGACGGTAACGGAAATCAAGGCACTCCACGAGAACCCCGGGTCGCTTGAGGAAGTCTTCCTGGCGGTCACCAGCGACGACAACGGAGAGCCCGTGGCATGAATCAGGTACTTGCCGTCATGCGGGCCAAGGCCCGTATGGCACGACACCA encodes the following:
- a CDS encoding ABC transporter ATP-binding protein → MIRTEQLTKRFGEKIAVAPLDLDIPEGTFFCFLGPNGAGKTTTIKMLTGLLRPSGGSVSVGGINIQEEPVAAKRLLGYVPDHPFLYDKLTGREFMRFVAGLYQLTEAHFKAHCEPLLEMFEISRVGDQLIEDYSHGMRQKLSFASCFLHDPKIVIVDEPWVGLDPKNIRFVKDFLKQKTREEGLTVFMSTHTLSIAEEIADKIGIINQGRLLHLGTVTEIKALHENPGSLEEVFLAVTSDDNGEPVA